From Paenibacillus sp. PK3_47, the proteins below share one genomic window:
- the hrcA gene encoding heat-inducible transcriptional repressor HrcA, producing MLTERQRMILNAIVDDYISSAEPVGSRSISKRGDVGYSPATIRNEMADLEELGYLEQPHTSAGRIPSHKGYRYYVDHLVPWNSAESADMGTIRAFFAEKLNQTEQVIQHAAMILSNMTNYTSILLGPEVFHTSLRHFQLLPLDGNHAVAIIVTSTGQVENRTVQIPPEISLSEMEKVVNLLNSKLVNVPLYKLKSQLYSELGEEMQRHISHYEELMQVLDQALESDHEQRIYLSGATNMLTQPEFKDVDKVKTILDLLEETPTLLKMLAPASGGPGIQVRIGTENKHEAFANCSLITASYSLDGKALGSIGILGPTRMEYARVMGILGILSRDLTAALAHWYK from the coding sequence ATGTTAACTGAACGCCAGAGAATGATACTTAACGCTATTGTAGATGATTATATTTCTTCCGCTGAGCCGGTAGGCTCACGCAGCATTTCCAAACGCGGAGATGTAGGTTACAGTCCTGCTACCATTCGTAACGAAATGGCTGACCTGGAGGAATTAGGATATCTCGAGCAGCCCCATACATCGGCAGGCAGAATACCTTCACATAAAGGCTACCGCTATTATGTGGATCACCTGGTACCGTGGAATTCCGCCGAGTCGGCCGATATGGGCACGATCCGCGCTTTTTTCGCCGAGAAGCTGAATCAGACAGAACAGGTTATCCAGCATGCGGCAATGATTCTTTCCAATATGACGAATTACACTTCCATCCTTCTGGGACCGGAGGTTTTTCATACTTCATTGCGCCATTTTCAGCTGCTTCCGCTTGACGGCAACCATGCCGTCGCGATTATTGTAACCAGCACCGGACAGGTGGAGAACCGGACGGTTCAGATCCCTCCGGAGATTTCACTCTCCGAAATGGAGAAGGTGGTCAACCTGCTGAACAGCAAGCTGGTGAATGTACCGCTATATAAGCTGAAGAGCCAGCTCTATTCCGAGCTGGGCGAAGAAATGCAGCGCCACATTTCCCACTATGAAGAATTAATGCAGGTGCTGGACCAGGCGCTGGAAAGCGATCATGAGCAGCGGATCTATCTTAGCGGAGCGACCAATATGCTGACCCAGCCGGAGTTCAAGGACGTCGACAAGGTCAAGACGATTCTCGACCTGCTGGAAGAGACGCCGACCCTGCTCAAAATGCTGGCCCCCGCTTCCGGCGGACCTGGTATACAGGTGCGCATCGGTACGGAGAATAAGCATGAGGCCTTTGCGAATTGCAGTCTGATTACCGCCAGCTATTCTCTGGACGGCAAGGCACTGGGAAGCATCGGCATCCTGGGACCGACCCGTATGGAGTATGCCCGGGTAATGGGGATCCTCGGGATTTTATCCCGGGATTTGACAGCAGCGCTGGCACACTGGTATAAGTGA
- the grpE gene encoding nucleotide exchange factor GrpE, which yields MKEEQVQDSNEIKDQAINENQAADEAEAAQDNGSSAAEETFEEASESGESVKRLQALAEEHQARALRVQADYDNFRRRTLKEKEELAQYATSKLVNELLPVLDNFERALATAPASADSEAFSKGVNMIFRQLEGVLKSEGLTAMETVGQPFNPEYHQAIMQVESDEHEEGIVTEEVQKGYLLKDKVLRPAMVKVSM from the coding sequence TTGAAAGAGGAACAGGTGCAAGATTCAAACGAGATTAAAGATCAGGCTATAAATGAGAACCAGGCGGCTGATGAGGCCGAAGCAGCACAGGATAACGGCTCATCTGCAGCTGAAGAGACCTTCGAGGAGGCTTCGGAGAGCGGTGAGAGCGTGAAGCGCCTCCAGGCGCTTGCTGAGGAGCATCAGGCACGTGCGCTGCGTGTGCAGGCTGATTATGATAACTTCCGCCGCCGGACCCTGAAGGAAAAAGAGGAGCTGGCGCAATACGCGACTTCCAAGCTTGTGAACGAGCTGCTTCCGGTTCTGGACAACTTTGAACGTGCGTTGGCTACAGCTCCGGCAAGTGCGGATTCCGAGGCATTTTCCAAGGGCGTAAATATGATCTTCCGTCAGCTGGAGGGAGTACTGAAGTCTGAAGGGCTCACAGCTATGGAGACCGTAGGTCAGCCTTTTAACCCTGAATATCATCAGGCCATCATGCAGGTGGAAAGCGATGAGCATGAGGAAGGCATCGTGACGGAAGAAGTCCAGAAGGGCTATCTCCTGAAAGATAAAGTACTTCGTCCTGCCATGGTCAAAGTCAGCATGTAG
- the dnaK gene encoding molecular chaperone DnaK, giving the protein MSKVIGIDLGTTNSCVAVMEGGEAVVIPNPEGARTTPSVVGFKKDGERIVGETAKRQAITNPDRTIASIKRHMGTSHKESIDGKDYSPQEISAMILQKLKSDAEAYLGQTVTQAVITVPAYFNDSQRQATKDAGKIAGLEVLRIVNEPTAAALAYGLEKSEDQTILVYDLGGGTFDVSILELGDGFFEVKATSGDNRLGGDDFDQVVMDFLVAEFKKEQGIDLSKDKAAVQRLKDAAEKAKKELSGVLTTTVSLPFITVVDGVPQHLEINLTRAKFDELTAGLVERTLGPTRQALNDAGMTPADLNRIVLVGGSTRIPAVQEAIKKLTGKEPHKGVNPDEVVALGAAVQAGVLTGDVKDVVLLDVTPLSLGIETAGGVFTKMIERNTTIPTSKSQVFSTFADNQPSVEIHVLQGERQMANGNKTLGRFMLNEIPPAPRGVPQIEVTFDIDANGIVNVSATDKGTNKSQKITITSSSGLSDAEVEQMMKDAELHAEEDRKRKELVEAKNSADQLIYSTDKVIKDLGDKADASEVEKANAAKDKLKAAVETDNLEEINAATEALTEVVQQLSVKLYEQAQAEQGAEGGQGAAEGTKKDNVVDADYEVVDDEKNQG; this is encoded by the coding sequence GTGAGTAAAGTTATCGGTATTGACCTTGGTACTACCAACTCTTGCGTTGCAGTTATGGAAGGCGGCGAAGCCGTCGTTATCCCGAATCCGGAAGGCGCACGCACAACCCCTTCGGTTGTAGGCTTCAAGAAAGACGGCGAGCGTATCGTCGGCGAAACAGCTAAACGCCAGGCTATCACGAACCCGGACCGGACTATTGCTTCCATTAAACGTCATATGGGTACAAGCCACAAAGAAAGCATTGACGGTAAAGACTACTCTCCACAAGAGATTTCCGCTATGATTCTGCAAAAGCTGAAAAGCGATGCTGAAGCATACCTGGGACAGACAGTAACACAAGCGGTTATCACGGTACCGGCTTATTTTAATGACAGCCAGCGTCAAGCGACTAAGGATGCAGGTAAAATTGCAGGTCTTGAAGTTCTGCGTATTGTGAACGAGCCTACAGCGGCTGCACTGGCCTACGGTCTGGAGAAATCCGAAGACCAAACGATCCTCGTCTATGACCTTGGCGGCGGTACATTCGACGTATCGATTCTTGAGCTGGGCGACGGGTTCTTTGAAGTAAAAGCTACAAGCGGTGACAACCGTCTCGGCGGTGATGATTTTGACCAGGTCGTTATGGACTTCCTCGTAGCAGAATTCAAGAAGGAACAAGGCATTGACCTGAGCAAGGACAAAGCGGCTGTACAACGTCTGAAGGATGCTGCGGAAAAAGCGAAAAAAGAGCTGTCCGGCGTACTGACAACTACTGTATCGCTTCCGTTCATCACGGTTGTTGACGGCGTGCCTCAGCACTTGGAGATCAACCTGACCCGTGCCAAATTCGATGAGCTGACTGCCGGCCTGGTAGAACGTACACTCGGACCTACACGCCAGGCACTGAACGATGCAGGCATGACTCCTGCTGACCTCAACCGTATCGTTCTCGTGGGCGGTTCCACCCGTATTCCTGCAGTACAGGAAGCGATCAAGAAGCTTACCGGCAAAGAGCCGCACAAAGGCGTTAACCCGGATGAAGTAGTAGCTCTTGGTGCTGCTGTTCAAGCAGGTGTATTGACAGGTGATGTAAAAGACGTGGTTCTGCTTGACGTAACTCCGCTGTCTCTCGGTATCGAAACTGCAGGCGGCGTGTTCACGAAGATGATCGAGCGTAACACTACGATCCCTACAAGCAAATCGCAAGTGTTCTCGACCTTTGCTGACAATCAGCCAAGTGTAGAGATCCACGTTCTTCAAGGTGAACGCCAAATGGCTAACGGCAACAAGACGCTGGGACGCTTCATGCTGAACGAGATTCCGCCGGCACCTCGCGGTGTGCCGCAAATCGAAGTTACCTTCGACATCGATGCCAACGGTATCGTTAACGTATCGGCAACAGACAAGGGCACCAACAAGAGCCAGAAGATCACTATCACTTCCTCCAGCGGCCTGAGCGACGCTGAAGTGGAACAAATGATGAAGGATGCCGAGTTGCACGCTGAGGAAGACCGCAAGCGTAAAGAACTGGTAGAAGCGAAGAACTCTGCTGACCAGCTTATCTATTCCACAGATAAAGTGATCAAGGATCTTGGTGACAAGGCCGATGCTTCCGAAGTTGAAAAAGCTAACGCAGCCAAGGACAAACTCAAAGCTGCAGTAGAAACTGACAATTTGGAAGAAATCAATGCTGCAACAGAAGCGCTGACAGAGGTCGTCCAACAGCTGTCCGTGAAGCTGTATGAACAAGCTCAAGCTGAACAAGGTGCTGAAGGCGGCCAAGGTGCTGCTGAAGGTACAAAGAAGGATAATGTTGTAGATGCAGACTATGAAGTTGTTGACGATGAGAAGAATCAAGGTTAA
- a CDS encoding YfhD family protein: protein MDRENSNIFSKTEKQKMLYEAKAEDVEFSAAEADHDDLEAMDRAQEADKRQLHEIMKKE, encoded by the coding sequence ATGGATAGAGAAAACTCGAATATTTTTTCCAAAACAGAAAAGCAAAAGATGCTGTATGAGGCCAAGGCGGAGGATGTGGAATTCTCGGCAGCTGAGGCAGACCACGATGATTTAGAGGCAATGGACCGTGCACAGGAAGCTGACAAACGGCAGCTGCATGAGATTATGAAAAAGGAATAG
- a CDS encoding GNAT family N-acetyltransferase: MIEEYAQRGIMLPRSRQALTRQIDQFVIAEINGQFVGCGSLFRLGNDLVEVRSIGLRDEGKGKGVGTMILDKLTEEARRQGIPKIMALTYAVDFFLKNGFTVVEKEIFPEKVWTDCVNCKKQHACDEIAVLKMLG; encoded by the coding sequence ATGATAGAAGAATATGCACAACGTGGAATTATGCTGCCCCGTTCAAGGCAGGCACTGACTCGCCAGATCGACCAGTTCGTCATTGCCGAGATTAACGGGCAGTTCGTCGGCTGCGGATCGCTGTTCAGACTGGGAAATGATCTTGTGGAAGTCCGTTCCATTGGCCTGCGTGATGAGGGCAAGGGGAAAGGTGTAGGCACGATGATTCTGGATAAGCTGACAGAGGAAGCGAGACGTCAGGGGATTCCGAAAATTATGGCGTTAACCTATGCCGTTGATTTTTTTCTCAAGAACGGCTTTACCGTCGTCGAGAAAGAGATTTTTCCCGAGAAAGTATGGACGGATTGTGTGAACTGCAAGAAGCAGCATGCCTGCGATGAAATTGCCGTTCTTAAGATGCTGGGCTAA
- the dnaJ gene encoding molecular chaperone DnaJ yields the protein MADKRDYYEVLGIGRDASDDEVKKAYRKLARQYHPDVNKASDAEAKFKEVKEAYDVLSDGQQRARYDQYGHIDPNQGMGGGFGGGGDFGGLGDIFDMFFGGGGRRDPNAPQRGGDLQYTMTIEFKEAVFGKETDITIPRTESCDTCFGSGAKPGTKPETCSVCHGSGQQEFVQNTPLGQMRNRRPCSNCSGSGKIIKEKCPTCAGQGKVKKQRKIHVRIPAGVDDGAQLRMSGEGEGGTRGGPAGDLYIVIRVKSHDFFVRENDDIMCEVPLTFAQAALGDEIEIPTLTEKVKLKIPAGTQTGTFFRLKGKGVPRLRGNGTGDQHVRVIVVTPSKLSDEQKDLLRQFASYDGENTHEQEQSFFDRVKRAFRGD from the coding sequence GTGGCAGATAAACGTGATTATTATGAGGTTCTGGGCATTGGCAGAGATGCATCAGACGATGAAGTGAAGAAGGCATACCGCAAGCTGGCACGCCAGTATCATCCGGACGTCAACAAAGCCAGCGACGCAGAGGCGAAATTCAAAGAAGTGAAGGAAGCCTACGATGTACTGAGTGACGGCCAGCAGCGCGCCCGTTATGACCAGTATGGCCATATTGACCCTAACCAGGGAATGGGCGGCGGCTTTGGCGGCGGCGGGGATTTCGGCGGACTTGGCGATATCTTCGATATGTTCTTCGGCGGCGGCGGACGCCGTGATCCGAACGCTCCGCAGCGCGGCGGCGACTTACAGTACACCATGACCATTGAATTCAAGGAAGCGGTGTTCGGCAAAGAAACCGACATTACCATTCCGCGTACGGAGTCCTGCGATACCTGCTTTGGCTCCGGGGCTAAACCAGGCACCAAACCGGAGACCTGTTCCGTATGCCACGGCAGCGGCCAACAGGAATTCGTCCAGAATACACCGCTTGGACAGATGCGTAACCGCCGTCCCTGCTCGAATTGCAGCGGCTCAGGTAAGATCATTAAGGAAAAATGTCCAACATGTGCAGGACAGGGTAAAGTTAAAAAGCAGCGCAAGATCCATGTGCGCATTCCTGCAGGCGTCGATGATGGCGCACAGCTGCGCATGAGCGGTGAAGGCGAAGGCGGCACACGCGGCGGCCCGGCCGGCGACCTCTATATTGTCATCCGCGTGAAGAGCCATGATTTCTTTGTGCGCGAAAATGATGATATCATGTGCGAGGTTCCGCTTACGTTCGCTCAAGCAGCACTCGGGGACGAAATTGAGATCCCTACCTTAACGGAGAAAGTGAAGCTCAAAATTCCTGCGGGAACACAGACCGGCACCTTCTTCCGCCTCAAGGGCAAAGGCGTTCCGCGTCTGCGCGGCAACGGCACAGGCGATCAGCATGTGCGTGTCATTGTTGTAACGCCAAGCAAGCTTAGCGATGAACAGAAGGATCTGCTGCGGCAGTTTGCTTCCTATGACGGTGAGAACACCCATGAGCAGGAGCAGTCTTTCTTTGACCGTGTGAAGCGTGCGTTCCGCGGGGACTAA
- the hemW gene encoding radical SAM family heme chaperone HemW, with protein sequence MTTQTNGRPPEAVYIHIPFCTNKCFYCDFNSYVLKDQPVMDYLHALDREMELTVQQTPPGVIKTIFVGGGTPTVLKPDEMAFFLKSVRRHFPHWDENIEFSMEANPGTTDKDKLQVMKEGGVNRVSFGVQAFQNELLSGIGRIHNVDDVYRSLENARAVGLNNLSVDLMFGLPNQTVEMLAESVRKALELDLPHYSIYSLKVEENTLFHTLFNKNKLPLPSEEDELEMYLLLMSKMEAAGYGQYEISNFAKPGMESRHNITYWRNEDYYGLGAGAHGYVKRRRHINIKGVNPYVEASRSGLPRLDTFEIPVQEAMEDFMMVGLRMRDGVSDEAFQVQFGRSMEEIFAQPLHKMLNAGLLEHEGGVYRLSKQGILFGNDVFGAFVGALTEV encoded by the coding sequence ATGACAACCCAAACCAACGGCCGTCCCCCTGAGGCCGTATATATCCATATTCCGTTTTGCACGAATAAGTGCTTTTACTGTGATTTTAACTCCTATGTCCTGAAGGATCAGCCGGTGATGGACTACCTGCATGCCCTGGACCGGGAGATGGAACTGACTGTGCAGCAGACTCCTCCGGGTGTAATCAAGACAATCTTTGTCGGCGGAGGGACACCAACCGTGCTGAAGCCGGATGAAATGGCCTTTTTCCTGAAGTCGGTCCGCAGGCATTTTCCGCATTGGGATGAGAATATCGAATTTTCAATGGAGGCTAATCCGGGAACCACTGATAAGGACAAGCTGCAAGTGATGAAGGAAGGCGGCGTGAACCGGGTGAGCTTCGGCGTTCAGGCTTTCCAGAATGAGCTGCTGAGCGGCATTGGCCGCATCCATAATGTGGATGACGTCTACCGCAGTCTGGAGAACGCCAGAGCCGTCGGCTTGAACAATCTGTCTGTGGATCTCATGTTCGGTCTGCCGAACCAGACGGTAGAGATGCTTGCCGAGAGTGTGCGTAAGGCGCTGGAGCTTGATCTGCCCCATTATTCGATCTACAGCCTGAAGGTAGAGGAGAATACGCTTTTCCACACCCTGTTCAACAAAAACAAGCTTCCGCTCCCCAGCGAAGAGGATGAACTGGAGATGTATCTGCTGCTCATGTCGAAGATGGAAGCTGCAGGCTACGGCCAGTATGAAATCAGCAACTTTGCCAAACCCGGCATGGAGAGCCGCCATAATATTACGTACTGGCGGAATGAAGACTATTACGGGCTTGGCGCCGGAGCACACGGCTATGTAAAACGCCGGCGGCATATCAACATTAAGGGGGTTAACCCTTATGTTGAAGCATCCCGCAGCGGGCTGCCGCGTCTGGATACCTTTGAAATCCCTGTGCAGGAAGCGATGGAGGACTTTATGATGGTAGGCCTGCGCATGCGTGACGGGGTATCGGACGAGGCCTTTCAGGTGCAGTTCGGCAGATCAATGGAGGAAATTTTTGCTCAGCCGCTGCATAAGATGCTGAATGCGGGCCTGCTTGAGCATGAGGGCGGCGTCTACCGTCTGAGCAAGCAGGGAATTCTGTTTGGTAACGATGTTTTCGGAGCGTTTGTCGGCGCTTTGACAGAGGTTTAA
- a CDS encoding S8 family serine peptidase: MYKRSIRKIGISAASFSLAVSLIFPSATSANAGNFLPPSPNLKNHTSLLNSRLDTTTDSLKQFNLHATSTAIKPQNYAGTSNSSAPLTVIVQLQNDPVKVVESQADNKKGFSPSLQRNLLRAEHNTFKSAASRLGAVTGHEYTEVFNGYAVTLPGNQVDKLLALPGVKAIFSNQTVHALETEAPPSSGGSVQEIVGNGDIFNADKLNDAGIRGDGIKVAVIDTGIDHKHSYLADSYKGGYDVVDDDTDPYETEPDPQYLPIDGNPYETSHGSHVSGIIKSVAPDADIYAYRVLGPYGTGTTADVIKGIELAVSNEDKIDVINLSLGTDVNQQYSPDAIAVDNAAKAGVTVVLAAGNAGPEAQTVGTPGGAHRTISVGASTTPAYVNIFKVGEVDNIYGILGAGSEELPSSAIGQEVVYAGLGSPEDFAKVDVKGKVALVDRGTYTFVSKSANAANAGAIGLLIANNTLGELNLAVDASGVPTYGITKEDGTLIKQTLEAGSSTLDFDIIFDTKNWLAGFSSRGPALPDFTIKPDVLAPGVGINSSVPEWESATGYARINGTSMASPHVAGAAALLLDINPDLTPDQVKVLLSNNATSLVDRKGKFYSLHEQGAGLIDLSKVVNANSIARVSELLDTGRPDIPVESYDTGSLSYGLQTNLPATVSKTVYVDALTSNAKQYSVSVEWRTDHEGITLPSFSDVTAGNYFEVPLTVNANVKAGIYEAILTLTEAGSVSPETLTLPLSVAVGEELRPDTVTDLYVGNDVISPNGDDYLDYTDFSFSVHEPVDSLRMEVADLYTGTVVGDVYATGEKYYRGMYETLEWDGTVFTQGSKDKVHLQDGIYTITPVLNDTTSLDDQSIMFIVDTEAPVVSGLTITEQSQVEEEGQRTAVVSGYIAYDLLLELRAFGEDLNDWLGVAAVFEGIDGEPLQSDGFIDESGYFEIEVPLNDGLNQFYIYAYDFGGNGEAEYAQLLRYDTDVTSYTVAPSASNLEAYVGQPVTIDVGFSVTDNVYGIYGATFNLLYDNKMGAPSITSSVQLATYQEANFPGEVLPEFTNLIHLDEEVDVLQYGVHLTDGAYTESGTGSLGKFTFTPTTEGTYTFTLSDVLLWSDAYSATVPAGLSTVNVIVKKPVPTIPTNPTGPTGSSSPVSSLNNSTVLAAGQLTETTDPAGGKPSAVLAISEAALTASLEKASDTAASLDLTDVEFSKYSKVSIKLTAAQAEKLKTTGKALGLAGKGFALLIPAATLSDFITVNGIDMSIGLAEGADIASLAGSAALVDIGSSLLTIKNGWTSGKPLTVILTLNDDGQKDVRKTAAYQHTADGKVSYLQAGTLSENGVLQFIVTGDGTYSAAALHNTGFKDTALHWAKDDIEVLAAHGIIAGKGTDGSFKPSDSLNRAELLTLFDRLLGKGDTWTSRIKETGAREVLTREEAVLIVTAALKADTAGAIGSLNFKDTPKISESARNAVAFVVSKGYFKGEGANTFNPGGTLTRAQAAVILHRVFEDLRSN; this comes from the coding sequence ATGTATAAACGCTCCATCCGCAAAATCGGCATAAGTGCAGCAAGCTTCAGCTTAGCAGTATCTCTAATTTTCCCTTCCGCTACTTCTGCTAACGCCGGCAATTTTCTGCCGCCATCTCCTAACCTTAAGAACCATACTTCATTGTTAAACTCCAGACTGGACACTACAACAGATTCTCTGAAACAATTCAATCTTCATGCAACCTCAACAGCAATCAAACCACAAAACTATGCCGGCACAAGCAACAGCTCCGCGCCCTTAACTGTTATAGTCCAGCTTCAGAATGACCCCGTCAAGGTTGTAGAAAGCCAAGCCGATAACAAGAAGGGCTTCTCTCCTTCTTTGCAACGCAATCTTCTCCGTGCTGAGCACAACACTTTCAAGTCTGCCGCTTCACGTCTTGGCGCTGTTACCGGCCATGAATATACCGAAGTATTTAATGGTTATGCCGTGACACTTCCCGGTAATCAGGTAGACAAGCTGCTGGCTCTTCCCGGCGTTAAAGCAATCTTTTCAAACCAGACTGTCCATGCATTAGAGACCGAAGCTCCTCCCAGCTCAGGCGGTTCGGTACAGGAAATTGTCGGAAACGGCGATATCTTCAATGCCGATAAGTTAAACGATGCAGGTATCAGAGGTGACGGTATCAAGGTTGCAGTGATCGATACAGGTATTGATCATAAGCATTCATACTTAGCTGACTCCTATAAAGGCGGATATGATGTCGTTGACGACGACACTGATCCTTATGAGACCGAACCCGATCCGCAATATCTGCCAATTGACGGCAATCCGTATGAGACCTCCCACGGCTCTCATGTGTCGGGCATTATCAAGAGTGTCGCTCCAGATGCGGACATCTATGCCTACCGTGTACTTGGACCATACGGTACCGGGACCACAGCCGATGTCATCAAAGGAATAGAACTGGCTGTTTCCAATGAAGATAAGATTGATGTCATTAATCTTTCACTCGGTACCGATGTAAACCAGCAATACTCACCGGATGCCATCGCCGTTGACAATGCCGCTAAGGCAGGCGTAACTGTGGTCCTGGCCGCAGGAAATGCGGGACCGGAAGCTCAAACTGTAGGCACTCCCGGCGGTGCGCACCGCACTATCTCTGTAGGCGCCTCTACTACACCGGCATACGTGAATATCTTTAAGGTGGGTGAAGTTGACAACATCTATGGCATCCTCGGTGCCGGTTCTGAAGAGCTTCCTTCATCGGCGATCGGACAAGAGGTTGTCTATGCCGGACTTGGCTCGCCAGAGGATTTCGCAAAAGTTGATGTAAAAGGCAAAGTTGCTCTTGTAGACCGCGGAACATACACCTTTGTATCCAAATCGGCAAATGCCGCTAATGCAGGTGCGATCGGACTGCTTATCGCGAATAATACGTTAGGTGAGCTGAATTTAGCTGTTGACGCGAGTGGCGTTCCCACCTATGGCATCACTAAAGAAGACGGGACACTGATTAAGCAAACGCTGGAAGCCGGCAGCAGCACCCTTGATTTTGACATTATATTTGATACCAAGAACTGGCTTGCAGGCTTCAGTTCACGCGGTCCTGCCCTACCGGATTTCACGATCAAACCGGACGTTCTGGCTCCGGGTGTCGGCATCAACTCCTCCGTACCTGAGTGGGAAAGCGCGACCGGCTACGCCCGGATAAACGGAACCAGCATGGCCAGTCCGCATGTAGCCGGAGCTGCGGCACTGCTGCTTGATATAAACCCTGATTTAACTCCGGATCAGGTTAAAGTGCTCTTGAGCAATAATGCAACTTCACTTGTAGACCGTAAAGGCAAATTTTACAGTCTGCATGAACAAGGTGCAGGACTGATTGATCTGTCCAAGGTCGTTAACGCCAATTCCATAGCCCGGGTCAGTGAGTTGCTGGACACAGGTCGGCCTGATATTCCTGTAGAAAGCTATGACACAGGCTCTTTGTCTTACGGACTGCAGACTAACCTGCCGGCGACAGTATCCAAAACAGTATACGTAGACGCCTTGACCAGCAATGCGAAGCAGTACAGTGTCAGCGTAGAATGGCGTACTGATCATGAAGGAATTACTCTGCCTTCCTTCTCCGATGTAACGGCCGGAAATTATTTCGAAGTTCCTCTGACGGTTAATGCCAATGTAAAGGCAGGAATTTACGAAGCAATTCTAACGTTGACAGAAGCAGGTTCCGTCTCTCCTGAAACCCTGACCCTGCCTCTTAGTGTAGCAGTAGGTGAAGAACTGCGTCCTGACACTGTTACTGATCTTTATGTTGGTAACGATGTAATCTCTCCTAATGGGGATGATTACTTGGATTACACCGACTTCTCATTCTCTGTACATGAACCGGTAGACAGTCTTCGTATGGAAGTAGCAGACCTATATACCGGGACTGTTGTGGGTGATGTATATGCAACTGGTGAGAAGTATTACCGCGGAATGTATGAAACCCTTGAATGGGACGGAACCGTATTCACTCAGGGCAGCAAAGATAAGGTACATCTTCAGGATGGAATCTATACGATTACACCGGTACTGAATGACACAACCAGTCTTGATGATCAATCCATCATGTTTATTGTCGACACAGAGGCACCTGTCGTTAGCGGGCTAACCATAACCGAACAGTCACAGGTGGAGGAGGAAGGGCAAAGAACCGCAGTCGTTAGCGGATATATCGCTTATGATTTACTTCTCGAACTTCGCGCATTCGGAGAGGATCTCAATGATTGGCTGGGGGTTGCCGCAGTATTCGAAGGAATAGACGGAGAGCCTCTGCAGTCTGACGGGTTCATTGATGAATCCGGATATTTTGAGATTGAGGTACCGCTGAACGATGGACTGAACCAATTCTATATTTACGCTTATGACTTTGGAGGAAACGGCGAGGCAGAATATGCACAGCTGCTGCGTTACGACACTGATGTAACCAGCTACACTGTTGCACCATCTGCTTCAAATCTGGAAGCTTATGTGGGACAACCAGTAACAATTGATGTAGGGTTCTCAGTAACTGATAATGTATATGGTATTTATGGCGCAACCTTCAACTTATTGTACGACAATAAAATGGGGGCCCCATCGATTACGTCCAGCGTACAGCTGGCAACCTATCAAGAAGCCAACTTTCCAGGTGAAGTCCTGCCTGAATTCACTAATCTTATTCACTTGGATGAAGAAGTTGATGTTCTGCAATACGGTGTACACCTTACAGACGGAGCGTATACTGAATCCGGTACTGGATCATTGGGTAAATTTACATTTACGCCAACTACTGAGGGAACTTACACCTTTACATTATCTGATGTCCTGCTCTGGAGCGACGCTTATTCAGCAACAGTTCCTGCCGGACTCTCAACAGTGAATGTTATTGTGAAAAAACCAGTACCAACTATACCAACTAACCCGACTGGCCCGACAGGTTCATCCAGTCCGGTATCATCCTTAAATAACAGCACTGTTCTAGCTGCAGGCCAGCTTACTGAGACTACTGATCCAGCAGGTGGTAAACCATCGGCAGTTCTGGCTATCTCTGAGGCAGCCCTTACTGCTTCCTTGGAGAAAGCTTCGGATACCGCAGCTTCCCTTGATCTCACTGATGTTGAATTTTCCAAATACAGTAAAGTCAGTATCAAGCTAACTGCAGCACAAGCCGAGAAGCTTAAGACCACAGGTAAAGCACTTGGATTAGCCGGAAAAGGATTCGCACTGCTAATTCCAGCCGCTACACTATCAGACTTTATTACTGTCAATGGCATTGATATGAGTATCGGCCTTGCAGAAGGAGCCGACATTGCCAGTCTTGCAGGAAGCGCAGCGCTCGTTGATATTGGCTCCTCCCTGCTGACTATCAAGAATGGCTGGACAAGCGGCAAACCATTAACAGTAATTCTTACACTGAACGATGATGGGCAAAAGGATGTCCGCAAGACAGCAGCCTATCAACACACTGCAGACGGTAAAGTTTCGTATCTGCAAGCAGGTACACTGTCTGAGAACGGTGTCCTGCAGTTCATAGTTACTGGTGACGGTACGTATAGTGCTGCTGCACTGCATAATACTGGCTTTAAAGATACTGCCTTACATTGGGCCAAGGATGACATTGAAGTTCTGGCTGCGCATGGAATTATCGCCGGTAAAGGAACTGATGGCAGTTTCAAACCTTCCGACAGCTTGAATCGTGCTGAACTGCTTACTCTTTTCGACAGGCTGCTTGGCAAAGGAGATACTTGGACTTCTCGTATTAAGGAAACTGGTGCCCGTGAAGTGTTGACCCGCGAAGAAGCTGTACTCATTGTTACGGCAGCCTTAAAGGCTGATACGGCGGGAGCTATCGGCAGCTTAAACTTCAAAGATACTCCTAAGATCTCTGAAAGTGCCAGAAATGCCGTTGCTTTCGTTGTCAGCAAAGGCTATTTCAAAGGCGAAGGGGCCAACACTTTTAATCCGGGCGGTACTTTAACCCGAGCTCAAGCTGCAGTAATTCTGCATCGTGTATTTGAGGATCTCCGCTCTAATTAA